CGAACCCGATGCCGAAGAAGTCCGCGGATACGATGTTGACGAGATTGCTGACCACCAACGGAAGTGATGTTGTATCAGCGATGAATCCACTTGCGATGATAAACGGGAACACCAGCTTTTCGCTGAAGTTCAGGTTCCGTACCATGGCAAGCACGATCGGTGTCAGAATCAATGCCGCACCGTCGTTGGCAAAAAGGGCCGCAACAACTGCGCCAAGCAGGGATACGTACACGAACATCCGCACGCCGCTCCCCTTTGCCGCCTTCGCCATATGTAAGGCAGCCCATTCGAAGAATCCGATCTCATCCAGTATGAGTGAGATGATGATGATCGCAATGAATGCCAATGTCGCATTCCAGACGATGCCGGTCACATCCACCACATCGTTGAAATCGACCACACCCACAATCAGGGCAAGTACCGCCCCGCCGACAGCCGACCATCCGATCGACAGTCCTTTAGGCTGCCAGATGACAAGCACTAGGGTGAGTAAGAAAATCAGTGATGCTAAAATTGTCATAGTGCCCTTACCTCCTATTCATCACAGGAAATGCGCAAGCCCTGCTCGGTGAGCTCCGTCAATTTGAAGCCCTGGTCCGGCAGCTGGTTCAGAAGGCTCTGGATCATCGGGAAGATTTCACTTTCCCGGTTGAGGGAATAAATGACCCACTGTCCACGGCGCTTCTCCCTTACGATTCCTGCGTCTTTCAATTTACGGACGTGCTGACTGATCGCAGGCTGACTTGTTTTGAAAATCTCTACAAACTCACACACACAGCAATCATTTCCATCCAATATTTTTACCATTGTCAACCGGGTTTTATCCCCGAGCAACTTTAAAACACTTGCAGCTTTGTTTATTTCAACAGTCGATACTTGCATAAATGCACCTCCTGAATCAATTCAGATATTAATATATAATAATTTGCTTATATGTTCAAGGAGAAATGTCGAACTTTTTATTTCGGATTCAGTAACAATACAGTAAAAAAATGGTAAAATATGAGTATTCACTTTTTATATGCAGGAGGTTCCGTTTTGAAACCAAACGTCATAGTTATCTTTGTCCTCACCATTTTAGTCCTAACCCTTGCATCATGTGATGATGCAGCCGAAACGAGTAGGGAATCCGTAAAGAAATCCATTCAATTCGAGGACCTTGTCACAACTTTTCAGCACCCCGATACACAACAGTCCTTCAAGATCATTCATGCCTACGAACTTTTTCAGAACTATATCGGCGCAGTAGCTGACCATCCAGATGATCCTTATATGGAAATTTATCAAGAAGAAGTCATTGATCCGATTTACGAAGATTGCTTCAGTGACGGTGAATTCCTGTATATGGCCGACCCAATCCTGAAAGGTTCGCCCCAGCAATTGAGCGTCGGTCCTACCCATTTAGCCGAAATCCAGCATCTCATCGATGACATCGACACAGAGAAAACCGAAAATCTCATCCGGGAATCACTTCTGAAATCGTCTGAACTCCTGCCTGTAGAGATGGAAACAACCGTATGCGTCCTTCCTTCTAAAAACAAACAGGTAAATATGATCACAGTCGGTGCAGGGAAGATCAGTGTCCTTTACAACCCGCTCTATACGGAAGAAACACTAAGGGCAGGCGTTGCCCATGAATACCATCACAGCTTCTGGGCTAACCGTTATTTAGATCCATCTGCTCCTCCAACGGTGTTAGATAACATGATATTTGAAGGAAAAGCGGTCATGTTCGAAAAAACGGTTTACCCGGATATAGAAATGACCCGCATTGATGATGCATATAATAAAGACAATTGGGCAAAGATCCAACAACATCTCGACAAAGTCGATGTAAGCCGCTCGTACGACATCATGATGGGTGGAAAAGGCCTGCCGTGGGGTTATGGCTACAGTGAAGGCTATAAAATGGTGGAATCCTATTTAGAGAGAAACCAGGACCTATCCCCTGCTGATTGGACCCCGGTACATGCCAAGGAAATCTTTGAGGCCGGCCAGTATGATGACCATTACCGTTAAGGAAAGAGGGTATTCAGGTGAAATCATTTCATAAATGTATTGTGCTGCTTGTCACCGTCTTCTTCATTTTCTTACTGTTTGATTTCGTGAAATATGATGATTGGATTTGGAAAGAAAATCTTCTGCAGGCATTCTTTTTTACTTTCTTTTATTCCCTGCTGGTTTGGTTGATGGGGTTGTTGAAGAAGAAGGAATGAGAGTTTCAGGAGATAAAAAAGGGCTGGCACATATCTAAGCCCTCTTACTCAAAACACGAACTTTTATAAAATACAGTTCAATTTGGTACACCGCTGTTGATTTCCGTGCAAGGCTTCGCTTTCCTCGGGCGGCGGTGAGCCTCCTCGTCGCTGACGCTCCTGCGGGGTCTCACCTACCCCGCTTTTCCCGAAGGAGTCTTCGCCTTGCACTCCAATCAACAGCTGGACCCTGCTAAATAAATGTATGAGGAAGAGCAAAAAAATCCGAACGAAGTAGATTTTAATAAAATCATTCGTTCGGATTTTTCATTCCCTCAGGAGTCGAGCATCTGCAGCGAGAATCAACCAAGTAAATGGTGCCTATAACCTTGAGAATCTTCTATTAATTAACCATTCAATCATTTCCCATCAATGGTGATAAATGTATGAAAACTCTGCTCCTCACGACTCTTCCTCCCCACGGTACACCCCGTCACTCAGGAATGCATTCACTTCATTAAGATGATTTCCGTCGAGCATATAGGTGACGCCGTATGTGTCACCGACTCCGTTATGGTTGAGGGCAATGTCCAGGTCATGGACAATTTGTTTGATGTACATATAAGAATAATTTAACGCAGCATCGGCAGTTTTCCATCTGTCAACGGCCGTATGGGCTTCTGTCTCCCCGCCTGTGTTATCGATATGGGCCGTTCTCATGTATTGACTATGACTGATCATGCCCGACAGGTTTTGGAGACTGTGGAAATCAGCAGCATCCGACTCCTCCATATAGGGCAGGATGTGATCCACCTGGTTTTTAATCCGTTCCGATTTCAAATACCAGCCATACTCTTTGTCGAGCCCTTCTTCCATTAGGGCAGGGTCCATCGGTTCATCGAGGATTCTCTTTAAGCTTTCGACCGTATCCAAAGCCCCTGCTTTATTCTTCATGTCGGTCTGCCTCACTTGATTTCCAGTTGTAGCATCACTCACTTCAACGCTTTCGGCTGCTTCATCAGGAGCCTTTGAAGGTGTCGCATCTTCCGTTGAACAACCGGTCAGCACCAGGCCTCCAATGATGATCGCCGACCAATTATGTATTACTTTTTTCAATATACCTTCCCCCTATCAATCCCTGCCCCAATTATTCCCTTTTCACTCAGGTTAATCAAGACCTTTTGGCAAATCCATCATGTTCGCAAATTGTCCGATATCCTTTAAAAGGATAATTCTTCTATGTTAAAATAACCCAGTCAGGACATAAATAGATTGGAGCTGTAAAAATGAAGAAGAAAGTGTTGATTGCCGCAGCATGTTTCATGCTCTTGTCTGCATGCAGCAATCAGGAGGATGCTTCCAAAGAGGCAGAAGTGGAACAGCATGTGGAGGAAACATCTTCGACAGAGGCGACTCCTCCTGCCGAAGAGCCCCAAACTTCCATGGAAGAAAGTGATGCCGAGGACACAGCATCCCCTGCACCTGTGACCAAGGTCGAAGGAAGAAAAACTGAATTTCTGAACCTCCTGGATGCCATCCAGCAAGAAGTCGACAGCATGCCGGAGAAAAAAGAAGTGGACAAAGGCACGACAAACGCGATGAAAAACTACTACGGTGTTTCGCTCGACAAATATGACGCCGCTTTGAATGACATTTACGCCCTGCTGAAGGAAAAGCTGTCCCCGGAAGTCATGTCAGATTTAAAGGCGGAACAGTTGCAGTGGATAGAAGAAAAAGAAGCAAAGGCAGAAGAAGCACGCCTGGAGTATGAAGGCGGCACGTTTGAGAATGTGGCTTATTTGATTTCGTTGAACAAGTCAACGAAGGAAAGATGTTATGAATTGGTGAATGAGTATATGACGGATTAGTCCGGGCTTCCCTGGTGAGAGTGCTTGCAGATCGAATATGACTGCACCGTGCTCCTGCCAGGTCTTTCACTATGACCAGTTGACAATCATTCCCCTGCCTTCACCTCAATCAATTCCTCCCTCCCATTCCATTTCACCTTCACTTCAAAAATGGTGTCCTGATCATCTACTGCGGGAAATTCCATGTCTTTTGAGATAGAGGTCGTACCCCCGGTGCCGCTTGAATGGGTAAATATCCGATCGGCTGGGATGACTTCACCTTCAGAAGCCCGTTGTGTACTGCTCCCACGGGGAAAAGTGATTTCCACCTTTGCGCCTAAATCCGGTTCGTCTCCCTGATAATTCAGCGTCCACACTTCCTCCTCATCATAATCAATTTCATATTGATCTTTAAATTCCGGATGGTCTTTATAGGTGACGGCAGCATCCTGTACGAATTGAGCCGACCAATGTGTGCTGTTTCCTTTAAAAGTCTGGTAATATTCCTTCGTTGACGAGCAGCCTGATAAAAGAGTGAGCAGTAACACGATGAGAACAGACATTATCCTATATTTCATTGTATTCCCCCCTAAAATGAGCTTATTATATCTACAAGCTGCATTATGCCTGCATTTACTGGATAGAAGAAAAAACAGCCCTGTAGGCTGTTCTGCTTTCATTCAAATGAAGTCGAATTCCGGACGATTTCCCCGTCTAAATTGATACTGTACTGTGCGATTGAATTTGTGGCGCCATCTGTTTTTGTCAACCCGCCCTTATAATTGAACGTCACTTCCCACGTTTTTGAAGAAGAGTCAAACATCGTTTCATCTGACAGCAGTTCAATTTCCTCAAGATTGATCTTTTTACGGGAAGTCTCATTATGCTCTTTTACATCCTTATCAAATTGTTCAATCGCAATTTCTTCTGCTTCCTTGCTGCTGACGCCGTCGGGTTCGTTGTTGCAGGCGTAGAGTGAGAGAGCTGTTAAGATCATGCACATGACAATACTTAGCTTTTTCATCAAATCCCCCCCTTTGAGCTCGTTTTAACTTCTCAAGGACCCCTTCACACAAGAAAACGCCAGCACCACAGGAATTCTCTTTCGCCTCGCAAATTCTTCGTCAGAGCTGAAATGAACACGTTCCGGTGTTCCTTCTCTTAAATCAACCACTGAGAAGCCTGCCTGTACGAGGGCTCTGAAGTACTGTTCGATCGTGCGATGATACTTCACGACCGTTTGATCGATCCACGGTTCTTTCCGTTCGCCATCGAGGAAATAGTCATCCACGATCCAATTCCCCCGTTTGTCTCCGCTTTTTTTGCTGATAAAGGATGAAGTGGTCAGCGGATGCTGGACGCTGAAAATGAATTTCCCGTCCTCGCTCAATGCGTGATGGATGTTTTCAAAGAGCGTGTGAATATCCGCCACGTAGTGAATCGCGAAACGGGATGTGACGATATCAAACTTGCTATCAGGGTATGTATAGCTCTCCATCGTTTCATGATGCAGCGTGCCGTTTTCTTCACCTGACAAATTCATCTCGGCAGAAGCGAGCATCTGCTCTGACCCTTCCACTCCTGTGTAATGACCGGCGCCTTTTTCGAGCAGTTCTTTTCCGAAGGAAGCATCACCGCAACCCAGGTCGAGGACGGCTTTGTCTTTGAAATCCCCAAACAGTTCATACATGATTGGCCCTTCGATTGCGTTATTCGGACTGTCTTTCCGGCTTCTTCTTTTCATGTAGGCTGAGAAAAAATCACTCTGATTGTAAGCATTTGATCCTCTGAAATCCATTCTGGAAATCTCTCCCTCCGTCGATGTCCTTCTATTATTTTATCATAGTAAATGTAAAATACTAGAAGTAAATTCACTTCACTCTTTGATTTGAAAGTGGATATTCCTTTGCTTTCCCAAGGAGGATGCGGTGATTTCCGCTCCAGGTGCTCGCTTTCCGCGGGGCGTGAGTTGAGCCTCCTCAGGCTTCGCCCTGCGGGGTCTCAACTTTCCCGCAATTCCCGCAGGAGTCGAGCACCTTCCGCTCCAATCAAACGAAATTTTCCTTCATGTGCAATCTAATATATGAAAAATTCACAGAAAAAATCCGGATGGCTTAATTCCTATCCTATCCACTACTCCCCATACACACTTAATTTATCTTCAGCCGAGGTACGGGGCCTGACTTGAGGCACTTGATCAAAGTAGCCGAGATGGAGGAAGCCTGCAATTTTCTCACCCGGCTTCACGTTCAGTAACTCCCGGACTTTCGGGTCGTAGATATGAGGATTGGTTTTCCACACGACGCCGAGTTTCTGTTCCCAGGCGAGGAGCTGGAAGTTCTGAATCAGCGCACTGACCGCCCCGAAATTCTCTTCCCACTGCTTCTGACGTGGGTCCTCGTCCATGACTATGATGAGGAACGCAGCCGGCTGGCTAAAGTAGTTTCTTCTGTTTGCCTGCATATCGGGAGAAAATGTTTGAACGAGATCCTCGACAAAGCGTTCTTTCTCAGATGTCGGCACAAAGATGAACCGCCAAGGCTCCCTCAAACCGTGATTCGGTGCCCATACGGCATCGTTCAAGATCTCAAGTATCGTTTCCTGCGTCACTTCCCTGTCACTATAACCACTTTTAATTGATCTCCGTTCACGAATGATGTTGGCGATATGTGATGTTGACTGTTTCATAGGTCCGTCCCCTTCCAATATGTATGATTTTGATAATCATTCTCATTTATATAGTTTAGACGATTTTCTTCATAAAATCCATTGAAAATCTGCAGTATTCTTTTTTAACTAGAAAAATATGTTAATATATACACACGTTAGGAGGTTTACGATGAATCTTAGAATATATAAAATTGTCCATATTGCACTTACAGGAATCCTCACCATTCCCGTAACCCTCTTCTTTGCAAGCGGCGGCCTTGGTGAGAATTACACTGGGAATTTGTTTGTTTACCCGCAGTTTCTTCTGGTCAACGTGGTATGGCT
The nucleotide sequence above comes from Bacillus sp. KH172YL63. Encoded proteins:
- a CDS encoding ArsR/SmtB family transcription factor, which produces MQVSTVEINKAASVLKLLGDKTRLTMVKILDGNDCCVCEFVEIFKTSQPAISQHVRKLKDAGIVREKRRGQWVIYSLNRESEIFPMIQSLLNQLPDQGFKLTELTEQGLRISCDE
- a CDS encoding DUF2268 domain-containing putative Zn-dependent protease (predicted Zn-dependent protease with a strongly conserved HExxH motif), giving the protein MKPNVIVIFVLTILVLTLASCDDAAETSRESVKKSIQFEDLVTTFQHPDTQQSFKIIHAYELFQNYIGAVADHPDDPYMEIYQEEVIDPIYEDCFSDGEFLYMADPILKGSPQQLSVGPTHLAEIQHLIDDIDTEKTENLIRESLLKSSELLPVEMETTVCVLPSKNKQVNMITVGAGKISVLYNPLYTEETLRAGVAHEYHHSFWANRYLDPSAPPTVLDNMIFEGKAVMFEKTVYPDIEMTRIDDAYNKDNWAKIQQHLDKVDVSRSYDIMMGGKGLPWGYGYSEGYKMVESYLERNQDLSPADWTPVHAKEIFEAGQYDDHYR
- a CDS encoding lysozyme inhibitor LprI family protein, translated to MKKKVLIAAACFMLLSACSNQEDASKEAEVEQHVEETSSTEATPPAEEPQTSMEESDAEDTASPAPVTKVEGRKTEFLNLLDAIQQEVDSMPEKKEVDKGTTNAMKNYYGVSLDKYDAALNDIYALLKEKLSPEVMSDLKAEQLQWIEEKEAKAEEARLEYEGGTFENVAYLISLNKSTKERCYELVNEYMTD
- a CDS encoding class I SAM-dependent DNA methyltransferase, whose product is MDFRGSNAYNQSDFFSAYMKRRSRKDSPNNAIEGPIMYELFGDFKDKAVLDLGCGDASFGKELLEKGAGHYTGVEGSEQMLASAEMNLSGEENGTLHHETMESYTYPDSKFDIVTSRFAIHYVADIHTLFENIHHALSEDGKFIFSVQHPLTTSSFISKKSGDKRGNWIVDDYFLDGERKEPWIDQTVVKYHRTIEQYFRALVQAGFSVVDLREGTPERVHFSSDEEFARRKRIPVVLAFSCVKGSLRS
- a CDS encoding nitroreductase family protein; translated protein: MKQSTSHIANIIRERRSIKSGYSDREVTQETILEILNDAVWAPNHGLREPWRFIFVPTSEKERFVEDLVQTFSPDMQANRRNYFSQPAAFLIIVMDEDPRQKQWEENFGAVSALIQNFQLLAWEQKLGVVWKTNPHIYDPKVRELLNVKPGEKIAGFLHLGYFDQVPQVRPRTSAEDKLSVYGE